CGCCCATCCGCAGCTGCTCCCCGCCTTCTGGCTCGGCGGCATGGCGACGCACGGACTGCTGCTCGGCGCGCTGGGAGCGACGGTCCTCTACGCGCGCTGGAAACGGCTGTCGTTCCTCGCCCTCGCCGACGCGCTCGTCATCCCCGGCGCCCTGCTGCTCGGCCTGGGGCGGCTCGGCAACTTCATCGACGGCCAGATCGTCGGACGCGTCACCGACGTGTGGTGGGCCGTGAAGTTTCCCGACGCGGATGGGTTCCGTCATCCCGTCGTGCTCTACGACGGACTGAAGAACCTGCTGCTCGTGCCCTATCTGCTGCGCGTGCGCCGGACCAACCCGACGCCGGGCGCGGTCGCGGCCCGGTTCGTGTTCTGGTACGCCTCGCTGCGGATCGCGATCGATCTGTTCCGCGACTATCCGACCTTCCGCCTCGCGCTCGGCACCGGCCAGACGCTCAACATCGTGATGATGACGATCGGTCTCGTGCTGCTCTATCGCTCGCGCCTGCGCCGGCAGGGGCGGCTGAGCGCGGATCGCGGCGGGACGGCGCGA
The genomic region above belongs to Vicinamibacterales bacterium and contains:
- the lgt gene encoding prolipoprotein diacylglyceryl transferase; translation: MTPGPFVHRLDPVLPMVGSIGGVYLWWYGLSYTFGFLHVLLYVRSRRAALGLSRRDAYALALCFCAGVLLGGRAVQVAFDEWPLYRAHPQLLPAFWLGGMATHGLLLGALGATVLYARWKRLSFLALADALVIPGALLLGLGRLGNFIDGQIVGRVTDVWWAVKFPDADGFRHPVVLYDGLKNLLLVPYLLRVRRTNPTPGAVAARFVFWYASLRIAIDLFRDYPTFRLALGTGQTLNIVMMTIGLVLLYRSRLRRQGRLSADRGGTARTPPAGDEKPLAVQRLAFALLLLFCLTIPSNWTQDVPVRYASRHPGMTRTWLYPSIDTARYRTTTRSPDRRITR